In one window of bacterium HR17 DNA:
- the pilT_1 gene encoding Twitching mobility protein encodes MVDLEKLIRYAMEVSASDIFLKVGTPPCMRVHGKVYRLNAPPLTVNDLKEIAGAILTEDQMAAFEKRHELDMGFTFPGVCRFRVNVYQQRGSLAIVMRVLPLRIRTVEELNLPIVLKRLVTDPSYPGYATQGLVLVTGPTGSGKSTTLAAMLDLINQTRQCHIVTIEDPIEYVYEDKMSIVSQREVGYDTASFTEALKYVLRESPDVILIGEMRDVETFNAALMAAETGHLVFSTVHTPSASETMERIVNMFPPHERREVCLRLSRSLLAIVSQKLVPRMDGKGRLPAVEYMVVTPTVAKEIEEGRTGNLYSLMAKDKQEGGYWGMQTMNQALEDYVRQDLITPETALRASTNPSEMRHILHRVLEEKRRKAEEAQRQQQRATLLRGPQQGANG; translated from the coding sequence ATGGTAGATTTGGAAAAACTCATCCGCTACGCGATGGAGGTGTCCGCCTCCGACATTTTTCTGAAGGTAGGGACGCCGCCCTGTATGCGCGTGCACGGAAAGGTTTACCGCCTCAACGCCCCTCCCCTGACCGTCAACGACTTGAAAGAAATTGCCGGCGCTATCCTCACGGAAGACCAAATGGCAGCCTTTGAAAAACGCCACGAACTGGACATGGGGTTCACCTTCCCCGGCGTATGTCGGTTCCGCGTCAATGTTTACCAGCAACGGGGCAGCCTCGCCATTGTCATGCGGGTGTTGCCCCTGCGCATTCGGACGGTGGAAGAACTCAACCTGCCGATTGTCCTCAAACGGTTGGTCACCGATCCGTCTTACCCCGGCTACGCGACGCAGGGGTTGGTGCTTGTGACGGGACCGACGGGCTCAGGGAAGTCCACGACTTTGGCGGCGATGCTGGACCTCATCAATCAGACCCGTCAATGCCATATCGTCACCATTGAAGACCCGATTGAGTATGTCTACGAAGATAAGATGAGCATCGTCAGTCAGCGCGAAGTCGGTTACGACACCGCATCGTTTACCGAAGCCCTCAAGTATGTCCTGCGCGAAAGCCCTGATGTCATCTTGATCGGCGAGATGCGCGATGTGGAAACTTTCAACGCCGCGTTGATGGCGGCAGAAACCGGGCACTTGGTCTTCAGCACGGTGCACACCCCCTCGGCATCCGAAACGATGGAACGCATCGTCAACATGTTCCCGCCCCATGAACGGCGCGAAGTGTGCCTGCGGTTGTCCCGCTCGCTCCTCGCCATTGTCTCGCAGAAACTCGTCCCGCGCATGGACGGAAAAGGTCGGCTGCCAGCGGTGGAGTATATGGTCGTCACGCCGACAGTTGCCAAGGAAATTGAAGAAGGGCGCACCGGTAACCTCTACAGCCTGATGGCAAAGGACAAGCAGGAAGGCGGCTATTGGGGCATGCAGACGATGAACCAAGCGCTGGAAGACTATGTGCGCCAAGACCTCATCACGCCCGAGACAGCCCTGCGGGCGTCCACCAACCCCAGCGAGATGCGACACATTTTGCACCGCGTCTTGGAAGAAAAGCGCCGCAAAGCCGAAGAAGCCCAACGGCAACAGCAGCGAGCGACTTTGCTCCGGGGACCGCAGCAAGGTGCTAACGGGTGA
- the purE_1 gene encoding N5-carboxyaminoimidazole ribonucleotide mutase produces MLLQRLRQVLERVRAGDLSVDEALQHLRTLPFEDLGFAKIDHHRLLRRGFPEAVYCLHKTPEQVQRIVAAMAQTGATVIATKASAGHYEAVRQIAPQARYHETARLIAVEGAEPTPLPAEQQPHIAVLCAGTADLPIAEEAALTAEYAGCRVSRVVDVGVAGIHRLLDHRAVLETAQVLVVVAGMEGALPSVVAGLMWQPVIAVPTSVGYGANFHGLSALLTMLNACAPGIAVVNIDNGFGAGYLAALIGRMAKGAL; encoded by the coding sequence ATGCTCCTTCAACGGTTGCGTCAGGTGTTGGAACGCGTGCGAGCCGGCGACTTGAGCGTAGATGAAGCCCTACAGCACCTGCGGACATTGCCTTTTGAGGACTTGGGGTTCGCCAAGATTGACCACCACCGGCTCCTGCGGCGCGGTTTCCCCGAAGCCGTTTACTGCCTCCACAAAACGCCTGAACAGGTGCAACGCATCGTCGCGGCGATGGCGCAAACGGGTGCGACCGTCATAGCGACAAAAGCATCGGCAGGGCACTACGAAGCGGTGCGCCAGATCGCTCCTCAAGCCCGCTACCACGAGACGGCGCGGTTGATCGCTGTGGAAGGCGCCGAACCGACGCCGCTGCCCGCTGAGCAGCAGCCACACATCGCCGTCCTCTGTGCCGGCACCGCCGATTTACCTATCGCTGAGGAAGCCGCGCTTACCGCTGAATATGCGGGTTGTCGCGTCAGCCGCGTCGTGGATGTCGGTGTGGCGGGCATCCACCGGTTATTGGATCATCGGGCGGTGCTGGAAACAGCGCAAGTGCTTGTCGTCGTCGCCGGCATGGAAGGGGCTTTGCCCAGCGTCGTCGCAGGATTGATGTGGCAGCCTGTCATCGCTGTCCCGACCAGCGTCGGCTACGGGGCGAACTTTCACGGGCTCTCAGCGCTCCTCACGATGCTCAACGCTTGCGCGCCGGGCATCGCCGTCGTCAACATAGACAACGGTTTCGGTGCCGGTTACTTAGCGGCGCTCATCGGGCGCATGGCGAAGGGAGCGTTATGA